A region of Jonquetella anthropi DSM 22815 DNA encodes the following proteins:
- a CDS encoding type II secretion system protein GspD, protein MRRVVSALFALLCLTSASFAACLRGVRIEQGGDRLVEAWFTGQDLPRPAVVSQGPDGVKLRFPSCALKLTGDILTPPLLWGVSAELKDGGADVFIRTRVPMVLKKLESDPGGIKAYVKLESAGKKGAPSAGCAKPAGQKEKRLTMSLTEVKVADALRLAAEGLKCSIIVDEPETSPTVTLSLRDVTAQEALELITASAGYGWAKIGSTILVGPRSVLAARLGKNGLKSYDVFWADPGKTGALVKSIVGLVGDDAVSVDERRNRIYVKGTPAQQEQVRELLAQLDEPADQVMIKARIIEVNDDATSEMESVLQAVYHQWWLSFSSGVASLGFFDSSSPLAPSSGTAQGAGTVARMLDARIAGLVEKGKARVLADPTVVVLDGHKATIKLVDRVKYVSWRDDAGNPGYSDEEVGPRLEVTPRVGSEGGMTISMALKTGEIVQWKRGGLGEDVPQISEREVSSSVRVLDGQPFVVGGLFKESVSKTTQRIPVLGDLPLLGSLFRSSRRRSVRSQVVMVVIPTLLPAR, encoded by the coding sequence ATGCGCCGGGTAGTCTCAGCCCTGTTCGCCCTTCTGTGTCTTACTTCAGCCAGTTTTGCCGCGTGTCTTCGCGGCGTTCGGATCGAGCAGGGCGGCGATCGGCTGGTTGAAGCGTGGTTTACCGGCCAAGACCTGCCACGCCCGGCCGTCGTGAGCCAAGGGCCGGACGGCGTGAAACTGCGTTTCCCAAGCTGTGCCCTCAAGTTGACGGGCGATATTCTGACGCCGCCGCTTCTTTGGGGAGTTTCGGCGGAACTCAAAGACGGCGGGGCCGACGTTTTCATCCGAACGAGAGTTCCGATGGTCCTGAAAAAACTCGAGTCCGACCCCGGCGGGATAAAAGCCTACGTTAAGCTGGAGTCCGCGGGGAAAAAAGGCGCTCCTTCGGCCGGGTGCGCGAAGCCGGCCGGTCAAAAGGAGAAACGGCTGACGATGAGCCTGACGGAAGTCAAGGTAGCCGACGCCCTGCGGTTGGCCGCCGAGGGGCTGAAGTGCAGCATCATCGTTGACGAGCCGGAAACGAGCCCGACGGTTACGCTCTCCCTGCGAGACGTGACGGCCCAGGAGGCTTTAGAGTTGATCACCGCCTCGGCCGGGTACGGCTGGGCGAAGATCGGCTCGACGATTCTCGTCGGCCCGCGGTCCGTTCTGGCCGCCCGACTGGGAAAGAACGGGCTGAAAAGCTACGACGTCTTTTGGGCTGATCCGGGGAAGACTGGCGCGCTGGTCAAGTCGATTGTCGGCTTGGTCGGCGACGACGCCGTCTCGGTGGATGAGCGCCGGAACCGAATTTACGTGAAGGGAACGCCGGCCCAACAGGAGCAGGTTCGTGAGCTCCTGGCCCAGTTGGACGAGCCGGCTGATCAGGTGATGATCAAGGCCCGTATCATTGAGGTCAACGACGACGCGACGAGCGAAATGGAATCGGTCCTTCAGGCGGTGTACCACCAGTGGTGGCTGTCATTTTCGTCCGGCGTCGCCAGCTTGGGCTTCTTTGACAGCTCCTCGCCGTTAGCGCCATCGTCGGGTACGGCGCAGGGCGCCGGGACCGTCGCGCGGATGTTGGACGCCCGAATTGCCGGGCTGGTTGAAAAGGGAAAGGCTCGAGTCTTGGCCGATCCGACGGTCGTCGTCCTTGACGGGCACAAGGCGACGATTAAACTGGTCGACCGGGTCAAGTACGTGAGCTGGCGCGACGACGCGGGCAATCCTGGCTACAGCGACGAAGAGGTCGGCCCCCGTCTGGAAGTCACCCCTCGAGTGGGGAGCGAGGGCGGAATGACCATATCCATGGCGCTTAAAACCGGCGAGATCGTCCAGTGGAAGCGCGGCGGCCTCGGCGAGGACGTCCCGCAGATCAGCGAGAGGGAAGTCTCATCGTCGGTTCGGGTCTTGGACGGTCAGCCCTTCGTGGTCGGCGGCCTGTTCAAAGAGTCGGTATCGAAGACGACGCAGCGTATTCCAGTCCTCGGGGATTTGCCGCTTCTCGGTTCCCTGTTCAGGTCATCGCGGCGTCGATCGGTTCGCAGTCAGGTGGTGATGGTGGTCATTCCGACGCTGCTTCCGGCACGTTAG
- a CDS encoding general secretion pathway protein GspM, which translates to MRPRLIGALLLLSVVQLAGVWAFRAYLADLAKRRDAAAEKLFACQAQVARLSSRADEAQKILDKLAAEPLGPEGEAALTVISPSAAEKGLTVFSAPKRTEGLTAFSLKGRADGLLKWLDDWERNCPASLVRQAEFFETPEAPCEGILRVVIEAPEDEG; encoded by the coding sequence ATGAGGCCGAGGCTTATCGGGGCTCTGCTGCTTCTGTCTGTCGTCCAGTTGGCCGGCGTTTGGGCCTTTCGGGCCTATTTGGCCGACTTAGCCAAGCGGCGCGACGCGGCGGCAGAAAAGCTGTTTGCCTGTCAGGCCCAAGTCGCCCGGCTCTCGAGCCGGGCCGATGAGGCGCAGAAAATTTTAGACAAGTTGGCCGCGGAGCCGCTCGGCCCGGAAGGCGAGGCGGCGCTGACGGTCATTTCGCCGTCGGCGGCTGAAAAGGGGCTGACGGTTTTTTCAGCTCCGAAACGGACGGAAGGTCTGACGGCATTCTCCCTGAAGGGCCGAGCCGACGGGCTCTTGAAGTGGCTGGACGACTGGGAGCGGAACTGTCCGGCCTCGTTGGTGAGGCAGGCTGAGTTTTTTGAGACGCCGGAAGCTCCATGCGAGGGAATACTGCGGGTCGTCATCGAGGCCCCGGAGGATGAGGGATGA
- a CDS encoding type II secretion system F family protein: MRWRSRISGAERTAFLQALSQFLSCGVPVDQALKDLPVGGALASRLRRSLLSGFSFADALERENEFDPVTVALVRAGEAHGALVQALNQAADVRCRRQKLRSAAVSASVYPAFVLALAGVVTAVMGGVVLPRFRQAFERLGVQLPQATRFLMSVGPAFAVALPVVILLLGTVALLARRRLLPQGVTDWWEKICDRLPFLGPWRRAAALARSTAVLAGSLAAGVEMRTALGLAGRASGRAAVCQALSRARDRVSAGMSLSDALSGEKVIGPWAVGILKVGEQTGCLAESLQRLADLLAQEQEGRSAMAMKILEPAVILAAGAVTAFVAWGIFAPLVSAVEGLS, translated from the coding sequence ATGCGTTGGCGCTCTCGGATCTCCGGCGCCGAACGGACGGCGTTTTTGCAGGCCCTGTCGCAGTTTTTATCCTGCGGCGTGCCGGTCGACCAAGCGCTGAAAGATCTGCCGGTCGGCGGGGCCTTGGCGTCCCGACTTCGGCGGTCCCTGCTGAGCGGTTTCTCGTTTGCTGACGCTTTGGAGCGGGAGAACGAATTTGACCCTGTGACAGTCGCCTTGGTTCGGGCCGGCGAGGCTCACGGCGCGTTGGTTCAGGCTCTGAACCAAGCGGCTGACGTGCGGTGCCGCCGACAGAAACTTCGGAGCGCCGCCGTCTCGGCGTCGGTTTACCCGGCGTTTGTCCTCGCGTTGGCCGGAGTTGTTACCGCCGTTATGGGAGGCGTCGTCCTGCCGCGGTTCCGTCAGGCGTTCGAGCGGTTGGGCGTCCAACTGCCTCAGGCAACGCGGTTTTTAATGTCCGTCGGGCCGGCTTTCGCGGTTGCCCTGCCCGTCGTCATTCTGCTTTTGGGGACGGTCGCCCTGCTGGCCCGCCGGCGACTTTTGCCGCAGGGCGTGACCGACTGGTGGGAGAAAATATGCGACCGCCTGCCGTTTTTGGGCCCGTGGCGAAGGGCGGCGGCGTTGGCCCGAAGCACGGCGGTGCTGGCCGGTTCACTCGCCGCCGGGGTTGAAATGAGAACGGCGCTTGGACTGGCCGGCCGGGCGAGCGGCCGCGCAGCTGTCTGTCAGGCTTTAAGCCGAGCGCGGGACCGAGTTTCAGCCGGTATGTCCCTGTCGGACGCGCTGAGCGGCGAAAAAGTCATCGGCCCGTGGGCGGTTGGAATTTTGAAGGTAGGCGAGCAGACCGGCTGTCTGGCTGAAAGCCTCCAACGGCTGGCCGACTTGTTGGCACAGGAGCAGGAAGGACGGAGCGCCATGGCGATGAAAATTCTTGAACCGGCGGTTATCCTCGCCGCCGGAGCCGTGACGGCCTTTGTGGCGTGGGGAATTTTTGCGCCGCTCGTTTCGGCCGTGGAAGGGCTGAGCTGA
- a CDS encoding GspE/PulE family protein encodes MNGQNEMGVSGEVRLALSRDCCESLRVVPLRSDGRTLFAAPAEPLQLPQFDRLEREWRGPVETVRVSDEWFAAEFPRHLAFVSAVEDAASENEGALAELTGLIFSWACGEGASDIHFEPSSGDARIRFRVDGRLRLVSFIPRRLHENLLSRLKLTSGLDIAERRRPQDGRLSVTVGQSAVDVRISTLPTLWGEKLTARLLTSAGGLTIGRLGGGEAVGRALRALTSLSSGLVLSTGPTGSGKTTTQYALLKEIDRDSFNVLTVEDPIEYRLPGVNQVQINEAAGATFSSVLKAMLRQDPDVIMVGEIRDPQTAQLATRAALTGHLVFSTLHTADAASALWRLIEIGVPVWLVAASVKAVVAQRLLRLLCPHCRRQSASSACWTPVGCPSCGGTGYRGRTAIFEILEMDDAVRHLVMGPDGLTEVRRLLARRGVKPLRDQALELASQGLVTMEDALLSTPDGQ; translated from the coding sequence ATGAACGGTCAAAACGAGATGGGCGTTTCTGGGGAAGTGCGGCTTGCTCTGTCGCGGGACTGTTGCGAGAGCCTTCGGGTGGTCCCGCTGCGGTCAGACGGTCGGACTCTTTTTGCAGCGCCCGCCGAACCGCTCCAGCTGCCTCAGTTCGACCGGCTGGAAAGGGAATGGCGCGGGCCGGTTGAGACCGTTCGGGTGAGTGACGAGTGGTTCGCCGCCGAGTTTCCTCGCCATCTGGCCTTCGTGTCCGCCGTGGAGGACGCGGCGTCGGAAAATGAAGGGGCCCTTGCCGAGCTGACGGGCCTGATTTTTTCTTGGGCCTGCGGCGAGGGGGCTTCGGATATTCACTTTGAGCCGAGCTCTGGCGACGCGCGGATACGCTTTCGGGTTGACGGCCGGCTCAGGCTCGTCTCGTTCATTCCTCGGCGGCTTCACGAAAACCTGCTCAGCCGGCTGAAGCTGACATCGGGCTTAGACATCGCCGAGCGACGGCGCCCTCAGGACGGTCGGCTCAGCGTCACGGTCGGTCAGTCCGCCGTGGACGTGCGGATATCAACCCTGCCCACGCTTTGGGGCGAAAAGCTGACCGCCCGTCTGCTGACGTCGGCCGGCGGGCTGACGATTGGCCGGCTGGGCGGCGGCGAGGCGGTCGGACGAGCCCTTCGTGCTCTGACGTCGCTCTCGTCAGGGCTGGTGCTCAGCACCGGGCCGACCGGCAGCGGCAAGACGACGACCCAGTACGCGCTGTTAAAAGAAATTGATCGGGACTCGTTCAACGTCCTGACCGTTGAGGATCCGATAGAATACCGTCTGCCCGGCGTCAACCAAGTGCAGATCAACGAGGCCGCTGGGGCGACGTTTTCGTCAGTTCTGAAAGCGATGCTTCGTCAGGATCCAGACGTGATTATGGTCGGCGAGATCCGCGATCCTCAGACGGCCCAGTTGGCGACGCGGGCCGCTCTGACCGGTCATTTGGTGTTCAGCACGCTGCACACGGCCGACGCGGCGTCAGCCCTGTGGCGGCTGATTGAAATCGGCGTTCCGGTGTGGCTTGTGGCCGCGTCAGTCAAAGCGGTCGTCGCTCAGCGGCTGCTCCGACTTCTGTGCCCTCACTGCCGCCGTCAAAGCGCCAGTTCGGCCTGCTGGACGCCGGTCGGCTGTCCGTCTTGCGGCGGAACAGGGTATCGAGGAAGGACGGCGATTTTTGAAATTCTGGAGATGGACGACGCCGTCCGCCACCTCGTCATGGGGCCGGACGGGCTGACTGAAGTCCGCCGACTTCTGGCACGACGGGGCGTGAAACCGCTTCGGGATCAAGCGCTGGAGCTGGCGTCGCAGGGGCTTGTCACGATGGAAGACGCCCTGCTCTCGACGCCTGACGGCCAGTGA
- a CDS encoding gamma-glutamyltransferase family protein: MNCSDLFSILCRSAAAAALLCCAAQPAAAKDSLMSFDPNYYPYPARRNVVYGSRGMVATSNPLAAQAGLEILKKGGNAVDAAIATAAALTVVEPTSNGLGSDNFSILWVNGQMYGINGSGRAPKALTLDAFKDLKTIPELGWKAVTVPVAPKTWAVLSQRFGKLPLSDVLAPAVSYARDGFTVQPTVAYYWNRSADKYISHSPEECREWRNVFAHDGKAPHAGELWKLPDHARTLELIGKTNAEAFYTGEIAKKIAAFSKATGGYITEEDLAAVEPEWVTPLHVNYRGYDVWELPPNGQGITALMALNILKGYTFTNRGPETAHLQIEAIKLAFADAMKYVADQRFSKVPVAEMISDEYGAKRRGLITDRAQVPEAGNLETSGTVYLCTADGEGNMVSFIQSNYGGFGSGVVVPETGISLNNRGRGFSLDPNHANVLAPGKRPYNTIIPGFLTKDGKPVGPFGVMGGFMQPQGHVQVLMNAIDFGMNPQQALDAPRWQWSNGLTVDAETSFPAEDVRKLQRMGHDIRYNTLEGTFGRGQIIWRTDDGTLVGGTESRTDGCIAAW, encoded by the coding sequence ATGAACTGCTCGGACCTTTTTTCAATTCTCTGCCGTTCCGCCGCAGCTGCGGCCCTTCTTTGCTGTGCCGCACAACCAGCGGCCGCGAAGGATTCTCTGATGTCGTTTGACCCCAATTACTACCCGTATCCGGCGCGGCGCAACGTCGTCTACGGTTCCAGAGGTATGGTCGCCACGTCCAACCCGCTGGCGGCACAGGCCGGACTGGAGATCCTTAAAAAGGGCGGCAACGCCGTTGACGCTGCAATTGCTACTGCAGCGGCTCTGACGGTGGTCGAGCCTACCAGTAATGGACTGGGCAGCGACAACTTCTCGATCCTCTGGGTGAACGGTCAGATGTACGGCATCAACGGCAGCGGTCGGGCTCCCAAGGCCCTAACTCTGGACGCCTTCAAGGACCTCAAGACCATCCCCGAGTTGGGTTGGAAGGCTGTTACGGTACCGGTAGCGCCGAAGACCTGGGCCGTCCTGTCCCAGCGGTTCGGGAAGCTGCCTCTTTCTGACGTTCTCGCTCCGGCGGTGTCGTACGCTCGAGACGGATTTACCGTCCAGCCTACAGTGGCGTACTACTGGAACCGCAGCGCGGATAAATACATCTCCCATTCGCCCGAGGAGTGCCGGGAATGGCGGAACGTTTTCGCCCACGATGGGAAGGCCCCGCACGCCGGCGAACTGTGGAAGCTGCCTGATCACGCCCGCACGCTGGAGCTGATCGGCAAGACGAACGCCGAGGCGTTTTACACCGGCGAGATCGCAAAGAAGATCGCCGCGTTCTCCAAGGCAACCGGCGGTTACATCACGGAAGAAGACCTGGCAGCCGTGGAGCCTGAGTGGGTCACGCCGCTTCACGTCAACTACCGGGGCTACGACGTCTGGGAACTGCCGCCCAACGGTCAGGGGATCACAGCCCTGATGGCGCTGAATATCCTGAAAGGCTACACGTTCACTAACCGCGGCCCTGAGACGGCTCACCTTCAGATCGAGGCAATCAAGCTGGCCTTTGCTGACGCGATGAAATACGTGGCAGACCAGCGCTTCTCCAAGGTCCCAGTGGCGGAGATGATCTCCGACGAGTACGGAGCAAAACGGCGCGGGCTGATCACCGATCGGGCTCAGGTTCCTGAGGCTGGCAATCTGGAAACGAGCGGCACAGTCTATCTTTGCACCGCTGACGGCGAGGGGAACATGGTGTCGTTCATCCAGAGCAACTACGGCGGGTTCGGGTCAGGCGTCGTCGTTCCCGAAACCGGCATCTCTCTGAACAACCGAGGCCGTGGGTTCTCGCTTGATCCCAACCACGCCAACGTCCTCGCGCCGGGCAAGCGCCCTTACAACACCATCATTCCGGGTTTTCTGACCAAGGACGGCAAACCGGTCGGACCGTTTGGGGTCATGGGCGGTTTTATGCAGCCGCAGGGACACGTACAGGTCCTGATGAACGCCATCGACTTCGGCATGAACCCCCAACAGGCGCTGGACGCGCCGCGCTGGCAGTGGTCCAATGGGCTGACGGTCGACGCCGAGACGTCGTTCCCTGCCGAAGACGTCCGCAAGCTCCAGAGAATGGGCCACGACATTCGGTACAACACGCTGGAAGGGACGTTCGGCCGGGGACAGATCATCTGGCGCACCGACGACGGCACTCTGGTCGGCGGCACTGAGTCCCGGACCGACGGGTGCATCGCCGCGTGGTAA
- a CDS encoding DUF1858 domain-containing protein: MKITKDMSIASIVEQYPETIPVLQQVGMGCLGCAIAHFENIEQGALAHGIDIEGLIKVLNDTVEGAAR, encoded by the coding sequence ATGAAAATCACCAAGGACATGAGTATCGCTTCGATCGTCGAGCAGTATCCAGAGACGATTCCGGTGCTTCAGCAGGTGGGCATGGGGTGCCTTGGCTGCGCTATCGCTCACTTTGAAAACATCGAGCAGGGCGCGCTGGCGCATGGAATTGACATTGAGGGCCTCATCAAAGTTCTTAACGACACAGTGGAGGGCGCCGCGCGCTGA
- a CDS encoding DUF3100 domain-containing protein, producing the protein MTIVEKALRNWKLHVLVVILVIIAELIGTRKFPIGIGTLVAVPLLYSFILGACCGAPSLKLLNKDEMFQASSLVGVTFFFLMARYGTLVGPNFWKVLALGPALILQEFGNIGTVFLGIPLAVLLGLRREAVGAAFSNAREPNIAIIGEKYGLDSPEGFGVMGVYVVGTVFGAIFCSFLASVVATTMPFFSPQSLAMACGTGSAGMMTAAVAPLTEIWPAMKDELVSLAAASNMMSGLDGVYMCVILSLPLSNWLLRVLGVKDAPSVPTGSSAYAVGQEKKGE; encoded by the coding sequence ATGACTATTGTGGAAAAGGCTTTGCGCAACTGGAAGCTCCACGTGCTTGTGGTGATCCTCGTCATCATCGCGGAGCTCATCGGGACGAGGAAGTTTCCCATCGGGATTGGCACGCTGGTGGCCGTTCCGCTCCTGTATTCGTTTATTCTCGGGGCGTGCTGCGGAGCGCCCAGCCTGAAATTGTTGAACAAGGACGAAATGTTTCAGGCCTCGTCGCTGGTGGGCGTGACGTTCTTCTTCCTCATGGCCCGCTATGGGACGCTGGTGGGGCCAAACTTCTGGAAGGTCTTGGCCCTCGGACCGGCGTTGATCTTGCAGGAGTTCGGGAATATCGGCACGGTTTTCCTTGGGATTCCGTTGGCCGTCCTGCTGGGACTGAGACGTGAAGCCGTGGGCGCCGCGTTCTCCAACGCCCGCGAGCCCAACATCGCCATCATCGGCGAAAAGTACGGCTTGGACTCTCCTGAAGGCTTCGGCGTCATGGGCGTGTACGTCGTCGGCACCGTTTTCGGCGCGATTTTCTGCAGCTTCCTCGCGTCGGTTGTCGCCACCACCATGCCGTTCTTCTCTCCTCAGTCTTTGGCGATGGCGTGCGGCACCGGCAGCGCCGGCATGATGACCGCCGCTGTTGCGCCGCTGACCGAAATTTGGCCGGCTATGAAGGACGAGCTCGTCTCCTTGGCCGCCGCGAGCAACATGATGTCAGGTCTCGACGGCGTGTACATGTGCGTCATTTTGAGCCTGCCGCTTTCGAACTGGCTGCTTCGCGTGCTGGGAGTGAAGGACGCCCCGAGCGTTCCTACCGGCTCGTCAGCCTATGCCGTTGGTCAGGAAAAGAAGGGAGAGTAA
- a CDS encoding amidohydrolase, whose translation MTGTKKELKAMVVSSIDRRAEESQQLASSIAETPELGYFEFQTSEKIKKALEALGLKVENGLARTGLKAVLQCSTDGPTVAVIGELDGIPCVAHPTADPKTGASHACGHNLQVTEMVAVAAALSDPAVRGKLSGRVAFMAVPAEEFIEIDRRTALREEGAIAYLGGKQELVRLGVFDDVDMAMMVHAGGHAPEPGFDVPDLSMGFRAFSIRYKGKASHAAGAPHEGINALNAAIIGIGAVNALRETFRDEDNVRVHFIITKGGTSVNSVPDDVRLEGYVRALSTDCINRTFDRVIDAFESGAKAVGASFSASSLPGYLPLKCSVRLNDLFSSNAEGLVGADRVKRHTVFSASTDLGDLTQIMPAIQPLAGGTDGALHAPEFGVVDFNSAVLAPAKAMAMTVIDLLADGAAEAKDLLANFTPVFSKSGYLANLDASFGVRSSGPESR comes from the coding sequence ATGACGGGGACGAAAAAAGAACTGAAAGCGATGGTTGTTTCGTCCATTGACCGACGGGCCGAAGAGTCCCAGCAGTTGGCGTCGAGCATCGCCGAGACGCCGGAGCTGGGGTACTTCGAGTTCCAGACCTCGGAGAAGATCAAGAAGGCGCTCGAGGCTCTGGGTCTGAAGGTGGAGAACGGACTGGCTCGGACAGGGCTCAAAGCGGTCCTTCAGTGCTCGACGGACGGTCCGACAGTTGCTGTCATCGGCGAGCTGGACGGCATTCCCTGCGTCGCGCACCCCACAGCCGACCCTAAGACGGGGGCCTCTCACGCCTGCGGCCACAACCTGCAGGTCACCGAGATGGTAGCCGTCGCGGCGGCGCTGAGCGATCCGGCGGTTCGGGGCAAACTGTCCGGGCGGGTAGCCTTCATGGCGGTGCCGGCGGAGGAGTTCATCGAGATCGACCGCCGTACGGCGCTCCGCGAGGAAGGCGCCATTGCCTATTTGGGCGGGAAGCAGGAGCTTGTCAGGCTGGGCGTCTTCGACGACGTGGACATGGCCATGATGGTTCACGCCGGAGGACACGCGCCCGAGCCGGGGTTTGACGTGCCGGATCTGAGCATGGGGTTTCGGGCGTTCTCGATCCGCTACAAGGGCAAGGCGTCTCATGCCGCCGGCGCTCCGCACGAGGGAATCAACGCCTTGAACGCGGCAATCATTGGCATTGGGGCTGTCAACGCCCTGCGGGAGACGTTCCGCGACGAGGACAACGTGCGGGTTCACTTCATCATCACAAAAGGCGGCACGTCGGTAAATTCCGTGCCGGACGACGTGAGACTGGAAGGGTACGTCCGCGCCCTGTCGACCGACTGCATCAACAGGACGTTTGACCGGGTTATCGACGCGTTTGAAAGCGGCGCTAAGGCCGTCGGTGCTTCCTTCTCCGCCTCGTCCCTGCCGGGGTATCTGCCTCTCAAGTGCTCAGTCCGGCTGAATGACCTGTTCTCAAGCAACGCGGAGGGGCTCGTCGGCGCGGACCGGGTCAAGAGACACACTGTGTTTTCCGCTTCCACTGACTTGGGCGACCTGACCCAGATCATGCCGGCCATTCAGCCTCTGGCGGGCGGAACCGACGGGGCGCTTCACGCGCCGGAGTTCGGCGTGGTCGACTTTAACTCGGCGGTGCTCGCCCCGGCGAAGGCGATGGCGATGACCGTGATTGATCTTCTGGCCGACGGCGCCGCGGAAGCGAAAGACCTGTTGGCGAACTTCACCCCTGTGTTCAGCAAGTCCGGCTATTTGGCCAATCTGGACGCGTCGTTCGGCGTCCGATCAAGCGGCCCGGAAAGCCGATAA
- a CDS encoding sulfite exporter TauE/SafE family protein, translated as MVQLLVGSAVFFFGSMLQGVAGFGLGLIGAPILLMFYSTSMVTAMLAIFASSSNLVILWSLRRSVNRRLYLLLLAGAVFGIIPGAMIRHLVPLTAFKWIIGVLIIGCGGVLATGWQLKRQNDMLTVGVGFLAGVLGGCLSIAGAPVSIFLTAGELSKNEFRATISLFFLSVNVLVTAALALGGQLSFELVKLAPIYISLICLGSALGTRLGFFVPARVFRLVVICLIICSGASLLIFS; from the coding sequence ATGGTCCAACTTCTCGTCGGCTCGGCAGTTTTCTTCTTTGGCAGCATGCTGCAGGGTGTCGCCGGATTTGGGTTAGGGCTGATCGGCGCGCCGATCCTTTTAATGTTCTACTCGACGTCAATGGTGACGGCCATGCTGGCCATCTTCGCCAGCAGCTCCAACTTGGTCATCCTCTGGAGCTTGCGCCGGTCGGTCAACCGGCGGCTGTACCTTTTGCTTTTGGCCGGCGCCGTGTTTGGGATTATCCCGGGGGCGATGATCCGTCATCTCGTGCCGCTGACGGCGTTCAAGTGGATCATCGGCGTCCTCATCATCGGCTGCGGAGGCGTCTTGGCGACTGGCTGGCAGCTCAAGCGCCAAAACGACATGCTGACGGTCGGCGTGGGATTTCTCGCCGGCGTTCTGGGCGGGTGCCTTTCAATTGCCGGCGCGCCGGTGTCTATTTTCCTGACCGCCGGCGAGCTGTCCAAGAACGAATTTCGCGCGACGATCTCCTTGTTTTTTCTGTCGGTCAACGTCTTGGTGACCGCCGCGCTGGCGCTGGGCGGGCAGCTGTCCTTCGAGCTGGTCAAGCTGGCGCCGATTTACATATCGCTCATCTGCCTCGGCAGCGCTCTGGGAACCCGTCTGGGTTTTTTTGTGCCGGCTCGCGTTTTTCGTCTCGTGGTGATCTGTCTGATCATCTGTTCCGGAGCGTCCTTACTTATTTTTTCGTGA
- the tal gene encoding transaldolase, with protein MNRLESAYKAGQSIWYDHISASLLNSGRLAELTAQGIRGVTSNPSIFRDAIVGSSDYDERIADLARQKLGDQEILEALEVEDVTAACDVLLPVWEASGGTDGFVSLEVSPNLAYSADETVRQATDLWRRIGRPNGMIKVPATPAGCEAIQTLTAEGVNVNVTLIFSPRQYRAVAESFLRGLEARLKAEKSLAGVASVASVFVSRLDTAAAKPMADAGLESEPGQVGVDNARLVYQDFIRIFSGARWNRLAQSGASVQRPLWASTSVKRGDWPDCLYVDSLIGPHTVNTVPPKTLDAFLDHGAVRDSVTSDVPLARSRMAQLAACGIDVERLAEDLLAKGVEQFVTAADQLLLGVKQKRAALGF; from the coding sequence ATGAACAGGCTGGAGAGCGCCTACAAGGCGGGACAGAGCATTTGGTACGATCACATCAGCGCGTCGCTTCTCAATTCGGGCAGGCTGGCCGAGCTGACGGCGCAGGGAATTCGGGGCGTCACGTCGAACCCGTCGATCTTCCGCGACGCTATTGTCGGTTCGTCCGACTACGACGAACGCATTGCCGATTTGGCCCGGCAGAAGCTGGGCGATCAAGAGATCCTTGAAGCCCTCGAGGTGGAGGACGTGACCGCGGCCTGTGACGTTCTTCTCCCGGTCTGGGAGGCGTCGGGCGGAACTGACGGCTTCGTGAGCTTGGAGGTTTCTCCCAATTTGGCGTACAGCGCGGACGAGACGGTCCGTCAGGCGACAGACCTGTGGCGTCGGATCGGCCGGCCGAACGGGATGATCAAAGTCCCTGCGACGCCGGCTGGGTGCGAGGCTATTCAGACGCTCACCGCCGAGGGCGTCAACGTCAACGTCACGTTGATCTTTTCGCCTCGGCAGTACCGGGCCGTCGCAGAGAGCTTCCTCCGAGGGCTTGAAGCGCGGCTCAAGGCCGAAAAATCTCTGGCCGGCGTGGCGTCGGTCGCGTCAGTCTTCGTGAGCCGTCTCGACACGGCGGCGGCGAAGCCGATGGCCGACGCGGGGCTGGAGAGCGAGCCCGGTCAGGTTGGGGTGGACAACGCCCGGCTGGTCTATCAGGACTTCATTCGGATCTTCTCGGGCGCCCGGTGGAACCGGCTTGCCCAGTCCGGTGCGTCGGTTCAGCGTCCCCTGTGGGCCAGCACGTCGGTGAAAAGGGGCGACTGGCCGGACTGCCTGTACGTCGACAGTTTGATCGGGCCTCACACCGTCAATACGGTTCCGCCTAAAACGCTCGACGCGTTTCTTGATCACGGCGCCGTGAGAGATTCCGTCACGAGCGACGTCCCTCTGGCTCGGTCGCGGATGGCCCAACTGGCCGCCTGCGGAATCGACGTGGAAAGATTGGCGGAGGACCTGTTGGCCAAGGGAGTGGAACAGTTCGTGACCGCGGCAGACCAGCTGTTGTTGGGCGTGAAACAGAAACGGGCGGCGCTGGGATTTTAG